One genomic window of Micromonospora sp. WMMD1128 includes the following:
- the zwf gene encoding glucose-6-phosphate dehydrogenase, which produces MDHAPQLIQERSAPPATLVIFGASGDLTRRKLLPAVESLARHERLPDQFALVGVARTPMTDEQFAESALGGRTLASKRQLRGGVRYVAGGYDDPETYKRLVATLDELDAQRGTSGNRLFYLSTPAGAFEPVINGLAGVGLNQPREGSFARLVIEKPYGRDLVTARELDGVVHGAFGEHQVFRIDHYLGKDTVQNVLALRFANSIFQPIWDRSWVDHVQITVAETLGVGARGGFYEDAGAMRDIVQNHVLQVLALALMEPPASFEAEGLRNEKVKLLQAIRLPTDRDIAEAAVRGQYTRGGTREELMAGYREEPGVDPLSRTETYAAMRLNVDNWRWAGVPFYVRTGKRLPARLTEVALQFQRPPHLPIPTDQLTGLDADALILRIQPNEGISLRFGAKVPGHSFRVRTATMEFSYDQTFAEESPEAYERLLLDSLVGDASLFIRSDEVQQCWRIVDPIIENWAKDHSPIPTYEAASWGPTDADRLIGRHGRRWRNSA; this is translated from the coding sequence ATGGACCACGCACCGCAGCTCATCCAGGAGCGGAGTGCCCCGCCGGCCACGCTGGTGATCTTCGGCGCCTCCGGTGACCTGACCCGGCGTAAGCTCCTGCCCGCGGTCGAGAGCCTGGCTCGGCACGAGCGGCTTCCGGACCAGTTCGCGCTTGTCGGCGTCGCGCGTACGCCGATGACCGACGAGCAGTTCGCCGAGAGCGCCCTCGGCGGGCGCACCCTCGCCAGCAAGCGCCAGCTCCGAGGCGGCGTGCGGTACGTGGCCGGCGGCTACGACGACCCGGAGACCTACAAGCGGCTGGTGGCGACCCTCGACGAGCTGGACGCGCAGCGGGGCACCTCCGGCAACCGGCTGTTCTACCTGTCGACGCCGGCCGGGGCCTTCGAGCCGGTGATCAACGGGCTGGCCGGGGTCGGGCTCAACCAGCCGCGCGAGGGCTCGTTCGCCCGCCTGGTCATCGAGAAGCCGTACGGGCGCGACCTGGTCACGGCCCGCGAGCTCGACGGCGTCGTGCACGGCGCGTTCGGCGAGCACCAGGTGTTCCGGATCGATCACTATCTGGGCAAGGACACCGTCCAGAACGTGTTGGCGCTGCGCTTCGCGAACTCGATCTTCCAGCCGATCTGGGACCGCTCCTGGGTCGACCACGTGCAGATCACCGTCGCCGAGACCCTCGGCGTGGGCGCTCGCGGCGGCTTCTACGAGGACGCCGGCGCGATGCGGGACATCGTGCAGAACCACGTGCTCCAGGTCCTCGCGCTGGCGCTGATGGAGCCGCCGGCCTCGTTCGAGGCCGAGGGCCTGCGCAACGAGAAGGTGAAGCTGCTGCAGGCCATCCGGCTCCCCACCGACCGGGACATCGCCGAGGCCGCGGTCCGCGGGCAGTACACCCGGGGTGGCACCCGGGAGGAGTTGATGGCCGGCTACCGGGAGGAGCCCGGCGTCGACCCGCTGTCGCGGACGGAGACGTATGCGGCGATGCGGCTCAACGTGGACAACTGGCGGTGGGCCGGGGTGCCGTTCTACGTGCGCACCGGCAAGCGCCTGCCGGCCCGGCTCACCGAGGTGGCGTTGCAGTTCCAGCGTCCGCCGCACCTGCCGATCCCGACCGACCAGCTCACCGGCCTGGACGCGGACGCGCTGATCCTGCGGATCCAGCCGAACGAGGGCATTTCGCTGCGTTTCGGTGCCAAGGTGCCGGGTCACTCCTTCCGGGTCCGCACGGCCACCATGGAGTTCTCGTACGACCAGACGTTCGCCGAGGAGTCCCCGGAGGCGTACGAGCGTCTGCTCCTGGACTCGCTCGTCGGTGACGCGTCGCTCTTCATCCGCAGCGACGAGGTGCAGCAGTGCTGGCGGATCGTCGACCCGATCATCGAGAACTGGGCGAAGGACCACTCGCCGATCCCCACCTACGAGGCCGCCTCCTGGGGCCCGACCGACGCCGACCGGCTCATCGGCCGGCACGGCCGCAGGTGGCGCAACTCGGCGTAG
- a CDS encoding cellulose binding domain-containing protein, producing the protein MRRTSKIWAGLAAAVLPVTAAVMALGGTPADAAVGGSGPYPADYETSTTLANHTIFRPQTLPSERLPILVWGNGGCSANGLSQGNFLREIASHGFLAIANGAPNGSGSTTSQMLTQSIDWAVAENSRAGSKYYNRLDTSKIAVAGFSCGGLEAYAVSADPRVTTTGIFSSGLLNDADDYQLRRLTKPIAYFMGGPSDIAYPNGMDDWGKLPAGLPAFMGNLNVGHGGTYDQPNGGEFGRVAVLYLKWRLKGDTTAGRTFVGSDCGLCHTQWTVQQKNLTLDDDPPPTSPPPTTAPPTTAPPTTPPPTTPPPGGGSCAAVYAVQDQWNGGFVANVTVTAGAAALTGWRVTLNLPGGASITSMWNGVANGASGTVTVTNQSYNGRLAAGQSTSFGFQGTGNGSGTTATCVGS; encoded by the coding sequence ATGAGACGGACATCGAAGATCTGGGCGGGGCTGGCGGCCGCCGTCCTTCCGGTCACCGCCGCGGTCATGGCGCTCGGCGGGACGCCGGCCGACGCCGCGGTCGGCGGATCCGGCCCCTATCCCGCCGACTACGAGACCTCGACCACCCTGGCCAACCACACCATCTTCCGGCCCCAGACGCTCCCGTCCGAACGCCTTCCCATCCTCGTGTGGGGCAACGGCGGTTGTTCGGCGAACGGACTCTCCCAGGGCAACTTCCTCCGCGAGATCGCCTCCCACGGCTTCCTCGCCATCGCCAACGGCGCGCCGAACGGATCCGGCTCCACCACCTCCCAGATGCTCACCCAGTCCATCGACTGGGCGGTCGCGGAGAACTCCCGGGCGGGCAGCAAGTACTACAACCGGCTCGACACGTCCAAGATCGCGGTTGCGGGCTTCTCCTGCGGCGGGCTGGAGGCGTACGCCGTCTCCGCCGATCCGCGGGTCACCACGACCGGCATCTTCAGCAGCGGGCTGCTGAACGACGCCGACGACTACCAGCTCCGGAGACTGACCAAGCCGATCGCCTACTTCATGGGCGGGCCCAGCGACATCGCCTACCCGAACGGGATGGACGACTGGGGCAAGCTGCCGGCCGGACTGCCCGCGTTCATGGGCAACCTCAACGTCGGGCACGGCGGCACCTACGACCAGCCCAACGGCGGCGAGTTCGGCCGGGTGGCCGTGCTCTACCTCAAGTGGCGCCTCAAGGGCGACACCACCGCCGGGCGCACCTTCGTCGGCTCCGACTGCGGTCTGTGCCACACCCAGTGGACCGTGCAACAGAAGAACCTGACGCTCGACGACGACCCGCCGCCCACCAGCCCGCCGCCGACCACCGCCCCGCCCACCACCGCCCCGCCGACCACTCCCCCGCCCACCACTCCCCCGCCCGGCGGTGGGAGCTGCGCCGCGGTCTACGCCGTCCAGGACCAGTGGAACGGCGGATTCGTCGCGAACGTCACCGTCACCGCCGGCGCCGCCGCGCTAACCGGCTGGCGGGTGACGCTCAACCTGCCCGGCGGAGCGTCGATCACCTCGATGTGGAACGGCGTCGCCAACGGCGCCAGCGGGACGGTCACCGTCACGAACCAGAGCTACAACGGACGACTGGCCGCCGGCCAGTCCACCAGCTTCGGGTTCCAGGGCACCGGAAACGGCAGCGGAACCACCGCCACCTGCGTCGGAAGCTGA
- a CDS encoding ABC transporter ATP-binding protein: MLSIENLSVTIRRPGRQVAALSGVTFAVRPGEVVGLVGESGGGKSMVARAVVGLLPGGSHATGRVLVGDADVLRMDDAALAAHRGRGAAICFQNPRGALSPTRTVGKQLVDRLATHQEMSGDRAREAARELFESVGIRSARRRLDAYAHELSGGMAQRVMISLATGCAPDLLIADEPTTGLDVTLTREILRQFRQAADADGRGVLLISHDLASIAEVCDRVVVLYAGTVVESGPAAQVLREPAHPYTRALLRSVPDVGGRPVVATPGAMPLLTRPPENCPFVARCAHADGTCSAERPATRPLAGAAGDWSLACFHPQTRPLDADQPSGSVPPPAGGAPAGPDPKPAVLEIEDAHVVYRSRFGSGGHHALRGVTLRLGPGETLGVVGESGCGKSTLAKLVMGLVAPTSGTVTVAGQALVKQPGRSRPRGRALRRARTRAQLVFQDPIGSLSPRRTVGDSIAEPLRAAGLSPAERTARVAAVLDRMELDRAILQRYPHELSGGQAQRIGIARALVGEPDLIVFDEPTSALDVTVQAQILDVIADVAADADRASVFISHDLATVRGFADRVVVLYLGRVVEEGPVDVVFDTPRHPYTRALLTSAPRLAGTAGDGGAVELVKDLEEADAATGCPLAARCPFVTDRCRSERQELQSYGESRAACWRVPELPALIGRQALTP, from the coding sequence ATGCTGTCGATCGAGAACCTCTCCGTGACCATCCGGCGACCCGGCCGGCAGGTCGCCGCGCTCAGCGGCGTGACCTTCGCCGTACGCCCCGGCGAGGTCGTCGGCCTGGTCGGCGAGAGCGGCGGCGGCAAGAGCATGGTGGCCCGTGCCGTCGTGGGGCTGCTGCCCGGCGGCTCGCACGCCACCGGCCGGGTGCTCGTCGGCGACGCGGACGTGCTGCGCATGGACGACGCCGCGCTCGCCGCCCACCGCGGGCGGGGGGCGGCGATCTGCTTCCAGAACCCGCGCGGCGCGCTCAGCCCCACCCGCACCGTAGGCAAGCAGCTCGTCGACCGGCTCGCCACCCACCAGGAGATGTCCGGCGACCGGGCCCGGGAGGCGGCGCGCGAGCTGTTCGAGTCGGTCGGCATTCGCAGCGCGCGGCGGCGGCTCGACGCGTACGCCCACGAGCTGTCCGGCGGCATGGCCCAGCGGGTGATGATCTCGCTGGCCACCGGCTGCGCCCCGGACCTGCTGATCGCCGACGAGCCGACCACCGGCCTGGACGTGACGTTGACCCGGGAGATCCTGCGCCAGTTCCGGCAGGCGGCGGACGCCGACGGCCGGGGCGTGCTGCTGATCTCCCACGACCTCGCCTCGATCGCCGAGGTCTGCGACCGGGTAGTGGTCCTCTACGCCGGCACGGTGGTGGAGAGCGGACCGGCCGCGCAGGTGCTGCGGGAGCCCGCGCACCCGTACACCCGGGCCCTGCTGCGCTCGGTGCCGGACGTCGGCGGGCGACCGGTCGTCGCCACGCCCGGCGCCATGCCCCTGCTGACCCGGCCGCCGGAGAACTGCCCGTTCGTCGCCCGCTGCGCGCACGCCGACGGCACCTGCTCGGCCGAGCGTCCGGCCACCCGGCCGCTCGCCGGCGCCGCCGGCGACTGGTCGCTCGCGTGCTTCCACCCGCAGACCCGACCGCTCGACGCGGACCAGCCGTCGGGGTCGGTCCCGCCGCCGGCCGGCGGGGCGCCGGCCGGGCCGGACCCCAAGCCCGCCGTGCTGGAGATCGAGGACGCGCACGTGGTCTACCGCAGCCGGTTCGGCTCCGGCGGGCACCACGCGCTGCGCGGCGTCACGCTGCGGCTCGGCCCGGGCGAGACGCTCGGCGTGGTGGGCGAGAGCGGCTGCGGCAAGAGCACGCTCGCGAAGCTCGTCATGGGCCTGGTCGCGCCCACATCCGGCACGGTCACCGTCGCCGGGCAGGCCCTGGTCAAGCAACCCGGCCGGTCCCGGCCACGCGGCCGGGCGTTGCGCCGGGCGCGGACCCGGGCCCAACTCGTGTTCCAGGACCCGATCGGCTCGCTGAGCCCGCGCCGTACCGTCGGCGACTCCATCGCCGAGCCGCTGCGCGCCGCGGGCCTGTCCCCGGCGGAGCGCACCGCGCGCGTCGCCGCCGTGCTGGACCGGATGGAACTGGACCGCGCAATTCTCCAGCGGTATCCGCACGAGCTGTCCGGCGGCCAGGCCCAGCGGATCGGCATCGCCCGGGCCCTGGTCGGCGAGCCGGACCTGATCGTCTTCGACGAGCCGACCTCGGCCCTGGACGTCACCGTCCAGGCGCAGATCCTCGACGTGATCGCCGACGTGGCCGCCGACGCGGACCGCGCCTCGGTGTTCATCTCCCACGACCTGGCGACCGTGCGGGGATTCGCCGACCGCGTCGTGGTGCTCTACCTCGGCCGGGTCGTCGAGGAGGGGCCGGTGGACGTCGTCTTCGACACGCCCCGGCACCCGTACACCCGGGCGCTGCTGACCAGCGCCCCCCGGCTCGCCGGGACGGCCGGCGACGGCGGGGCCGTGGAACTGGTCAAGGACCTGGAGGAAGCCGACGCCGCCACCGGGTGCCCGCTCGCGGCCCGGTGCCCGTTCGTCACCGACAGGTGCCGATCGGAGCGGCAGGAGCTTCAGTCGTACGGCGAGAGCCGGGCCGCCTGCTGG
- a CDS encoding ABC transporter permease → MAESRTVADGAAAAPTVVAGGERDSRFARRMIIVGATILAVVAVVAVFAPLLSTWGETEIDPANTLVAPGGGHLLGTDGNGMDVWSRMLYAARLDLGIALAAVALAVVVGTLLGLVAGYVGGWLDDVLMRVVDIFQSFPTFILALAVAALLGNGTINLIITIAAVNAPAYARLVRAEVRSLRELPFVDAAITSGASPVGVLWRHLLPNSLTPVRVIAPLNCGWAMLTLAGLSFLGLGVNIPEAEWGAMISLGAADVVGGRWWTSVPPGLALFVCVLGFSLLGEGLQDRANAKRR, encoded by the coding sequence ATGGCCGAGTCGCGCACCGTCGCGGACGGCGCCGCAGCCGCGCCGACGGTCGTCGCCGGCGGTGAGCGGGACAGCCGGTTCGCCCGCCGCATGATCATCGTCGGGGCGACCATCCTCGCGGTGGTCGCGGTGGTGGCGGTGTTCGCGCCGCTGCTCAGCACCTGGGGCGAGACCGAGATCGACCCGGCGAACACCCTGGTCGCCCCGGGCGGCGGCCACCTGCTCGGCACCGACGGCAACGGCATGGACGTCTGGAGCCGGATGCTCTACGCCGCCCGGCTCGACCTGGGCATCGCGCTGGCCGCGGTCGCGCTCGCGGTGGTGGTGGGCACCCTGCTCGGCCTGGTCGCCGGCTACGTCGGCGGCTGGCTCGACGACGTGCTGATGCGGGTGGTCGACATCTTCCAGTCGTTCCCGACGTTCATCCTGGCGCTGGCGGTGGCCGCCCTGCTCGGCAACGGCACGATCAACCTGATCATCACGATCGCGGCGGTGAACGCGCCGGCGTACGCCCGGCTGGTCCGCGCCGAGGTGCGGTCGCTGCGGGAACTGCCGTTCGTGGACGCCGCGATCACCTCCGGGGCGTCACCGGTGGGTGTGCTCTGGCGGCACCTGCTGCCCAACAGCCTCACCCCGGTGCGGGTGATCGCGCCACTGAACTGCGGCTGGGCGATGCTCACCCTGGCCGGGCTCTCCTTCCTCGGCCTGGGCGTGAACATCCCCGAGGCGGAGTGGGGCGCGATGATCAGCCTGGGCGCCGCGGACGTGGTCGGCGGCCGGTGGTGGACCTCGGTCCCACCCGGCCTGGCCCTGTTCGTCTGCGTCCTCGGGTTCAGCCTGCTCGGCGAAGGCCTGCAGGACCGCGCCAACGCGAAGCGGCGGTGA
- a CDS encoding SAM-dependent methyltransferase gives METQLTRDKAAPPGIDLSVPSVARVYDYFLGGKDNFEVDRKVAEHALRITPDGPAAGRANRAFLRRVIRFLVAEAGVDQFLDIGSGLPTQGNVHEVAIAHNPGARVVYVDNDPIVLSHGRALLAAEGTATVIQADIRRPQEILDDPDVRRFLDFDRPVGLLLFAILHHLGDDEDPRAVSAELIDALPSGSYVAISHFRDPGERDPEGSRKAREVERVFNESLGTGRWRTDEEILSFADGLTVLEPGLVPLAEWRPEPGTAAPKQTDTYHTFVGLLARKP, from the coding sequence ATGGAGACGCAGTTGACCCGCGACAAGGCCGCACCCCCCGGAATCGACCTCAGCGTTCCCAGCGTGGCCCGGGTCTACGACTACTTCCTGGGCGGCAAGGACAACTTCGAGGTCGACCGGAAGGTCGCCGAGCACGCCCTGCGGATCACGCCGGACGGCCCGGCCGCCGGCCGGGCGAACCGTGCCTTCCTGCGCCGGGTGATCCGGTTCCTCGTCGCCGAGGCCGGTGTCGACCAGTTCCTCGACATCGGCTCGGGGCTGCCCACCCAGGGCAACGTGCACGAGGTTGCCATCGCGCACAACCCGGGCGCCCGGGTGGTGTACGTGGACAACGACCCGATCGTCCTGTCGCACGGGCGGGCCCTGCTCGCCGCGGAGGGCACGGCGACGGTGATCCAGGCCGACATCCGGCGACCGCAGGAGATCCTCGACGATCCGGACGTCCGCCGGTTCCTCGACTTCGACCGGCCGGTCGGGCTGCTGCTCTTCGCGATCCTGCACCACCTCGGCGACGACGAGGATCCGCGCGCGGTGTCGGCGGAGTTGATCGACGCGCTGCCGTCGGGCAGTTACGTGGCGATCTCGCACTTCCGTGATCCGGGTGAGCGGGACCCGGAAGGCTCCCGTAAGGCCCGCGAGGTCGAGCGGGTCTTCAACGAGTCGTTGGGCACCGGCCGTTGGCGCACCGACGAGGAGATCCTCTCCTTCGCCGACGGGCTCACGGTGCTGGAGCCGGGGCTGGTGCCGCTGGCCGAGTGGCGTCCGGAGCCGGGCACCGCCGCGCCGAAGCAGACCGACACCTACCACACCTTCGTCGGCCTGCTCGCCCGCAAACCATAG
- a CDS encoding ABC transporter substrate-binding protein, producing the protein MARSPRPGASSPALSRRGVLQLGGGVALLLATGACAADSGDKSDDGKPGGAAAKTLRIAVSSYLSSWDQDFVGFDLTALMLYKNVFPYLIDYGVTDAGGSKILDTQNIIPTFAESFEPDAEQKVWTLKLRRGVKFASGNEMKAADVKWSKDRAFAAQANVAGIYRTIGLTEADQVKVVDDYTVEFHQAFPSALTRQIQAISLYVFDSVEAKKRAGASDPWAKEWFAKNPPTGGYFNVAKATQGQEIELSANTGYPGPDPAKTSTIRISVVPAASNQRLQLQAGDIDIALGISQRDIQDLKKAAGIKVISAASNRQVAIQMSVTAAPFNNVNVRKALAYAVPYEQIITNVYGGDARAAKSPVPLDMPGYDEVGYPFTHDLDKAKAAMAAAGQASLDSELVFEADNEEQQKIAVQVQGEAAKAGIRLKLTPLDPATLGERRTKKNIPLQLTSGQLWVDDVEYMLATSFVKGANLNYSNYSNPEIEQIYEKSHTTVETGARNALWKRVQEILAADVPWVVICQPNFNLPVRESVAGWVQPMDGLARLRYLSASA; encoded by the coding sequence ATGGCTCGTTCACCTCGTCCGGGCGCCTCCTCGCCCGCGCTCTCCCGCCGCGGCGTCCTGCAGTTGGGTGGCGGCGTCGCGCTCCTGCTCGCCACCGGCGCCTGCGCCGCGGACAGCGGCGACAAGTCCGACGACGGCAAGCCCGGCGGCGCCGCCGCCAAGACGCTGCGCATCGCCGTCTCCAGCTACCTGTCGAGCTGGGACCAGGACTTCGTCGGCTTCGACCTGACCGCGCTGATGCTCTACAAGAACGTCTTCCCCTACCTGATCGACTACGGGGTCACCGACGCCGGCGGCAGCAAGATCCTCGACACCCAGAACATCATCCCGACGTTCGCCGAGTCGTTCGAGCCCGACGCCGAGCAGAAGGTCTGGACGCTCAAGCTGCGTCGCGGCGTGAAGTTCGCCAGCGGCAACGAGATGAAGGCCGCCGACGTGAAGTGGTCGAAGGACCGCGCGTTCGCCGCCCAGGCCAACGTCGCCGGCATCTACCGCACGATCGGGCTGACCGAGGCCGACCAGGTCAAGGTCGTCGACGACTACACGGTCGAGTTCCACCAGGCGTTCCCCAGCGCCCTCACCCGGCAGATCCAGGCGATCTCGCTGTACGTCTTCGACTCCGTCGAGGCCAAGAAGCGCGCCGGCGCCAGCGACCCCTGGGCCAAGGAGTGGTTCGCGAAGAACCCGCCCACCGGCGGCTACTTCAACGTCGCGAAGGCCACCCAGGGCCAGGAGATCGAACTCAGCGCGAACACCGGCTACCCGGGCCCGGACCCGGCCAAGACGTCGACCATCCGGATCTCGGTCGTGCCGGCCGCGTCCAACCAGCGGCTCCAGTTGCAGGCCGGCGACATCGACATCGCGCTCGGCATCAGCCAGCGCGACATCCAGGACCTCAAGAAGGCGGCCGGCATCAAGGTCATCTCGGCGGCCAGCAACCGCCAGGTCGCCATCCAGATGTCGGTCACCGCCGCGCCGTTCAACAACGTGAACGTGCGCAAGGCGCTCGCCTACGCGGTGCCGTACGAGCAGATCATCACCAACGTGTACGGCGGCGACGCCCGCGCGGCCAAGAGCCCGGTGCCGCTGGACATGCCCGGGTACGACGAGGTCGGCTACCCGTTCACCCACGACCTGGACAAGGCGAAGGCCGCCATGGCCGCCGCCGGTCAGGCGTCGCTCGACTCCGAGCTGGTCTTCGAGGCAGACAACGAGGAGCAGCAGAAGATCGCCGTCCAGGTGCAGGGCGAGGCGGCGAAGGCGGGCATCCGGCTCAAGCTGACCCCGCTCGACCCGGCCACGCTCGGCGAGCGGCGGACGAAGAAGAACATCCCGCTGCAACTCACCTCCGGGCAGCTCTGGGTGGACGACGTCGAATACATGCTCGCCACGAGCTTCGTCAAGGGCGCCAACCTCAACTACTCCAACTACAGCAACCCGGAGATCGAGCAGATCTACGAGAAGTCGCACACCACCGTCGAGACGGGCGCCCGCAACGCGCTGTGGAAGCGGGTCCAGGAGATCCTCGCCGCCGACGTGCCGTGGGTGGTGATCTGCCAGCCCAACTTCAACCTGCCCGTCCGGGAGTCCGTCGCCGGCTGGGTGCAGCCGATGGATGGTCTCGCCCGCCTGCGCTACCTGAGCGCATCGGCCTAG
- a CDS encoding ABC transporter permease, whose translation MRIFRFVVRRLLQLIPVLLGVVVLAFLLVRVLPGDPVRSILGQNATEEDAAAARARFGLDQSLWQQFLDYLRGLLTGDFGTSIQSGGSVGSEMALRVGPTLELVVISVTIALVVATVLGIWSAKRANRVGDHSVRMFALAGNSVPEFWLGLVLVLVGYSVLGWFPAPSGRVDPDTGLTPLTGADLVDAVLTANGPAIASAAAYLVLPVLTLVVGVVAPLLRSVRASALEVLHSESYTAAKAHGLRDRTLHRGYLLRATLVRLPSLAALVFGTAIGSTVLVEYVFSWQGFGQWALRGLLYRDYPVVQASVLVIALCYVLVFLVADVVHAILDPRVRL comes from the coding sequence ATGCGAATCTTCCGGTTTGTCGTCAGGCGGCTACTCCAGCTGATCCCCGTTCTGCTCGGCGTGGTCGTCCTGGCGTTCCTCCTGGTCCGGGTGCTGCCCGGCGACCCGGTCCGCAGCATCCTCGGGCAGAACGCCACCGAGGAGGACGCCGCCGCGGCCCGCGCCCGCTTCGGGCTGGACCAGTCCCTGTGGCAGCAGTTCCTGGACTACCTCCGGGGACTGCTCACCGGTGACTTCGGCACCTCGATCCAGAGCGGCGGCTCGGTGGGTTCGGAGATGGCGCTGCGGGTGGGGCCGACCCTGGAACTCGTCGTCATCTCGGTGACCATCGCGCTCGTGGTGGCCACCGTGCTGGGGATCTGGTCGGCGAAGCGGGCCAACCGGGTCGGCGACCACAGCGTCCGGATGTTCGCCCTGGCCGGCAACTCCGTCCCGGAGTTCTGGCTCGGCCTGGTGCTGGTGCTCGTCGGTTACAGCGTCCTCGGCTGGTTCCCGGCACCGAGCGGGCGGGTCGACCCGGACACCGGCCTCACCCCGCTCACCGGGGCGGATCTGGTCGACGCCGTACTCACCGCCAACGGGCCGGCGATCGCCTCCGCCGCGGCGTACCTGGTGCTGCCGGTGCTCACCCTCGTCGTCGGTGTGGTCGCGCCGTTGCTGCGCAGCGTCCGCGCCTCCGCGCTGGAGGTGCTGCACTCCGAGTCGTACACCGCGGCGAAGGCGCACGGGCTGCGCGACCGGACGCTGCACCGCGGCTACCTGCTGCGGGCGACGCTGGTCCGGCTGCCGTCGCTCGCGGCGTTGGTCTTCGGCACGGCGATCGGCTCCACCGTGCTCGTCGAGTACGTGTTCTCGTGGCAGGGCTTCGGCCAGTGGGCCCTGCGCGGCCTGCTCTACCGGGACTACCCGGTGGTGCAGGCGTCGGTGCTGGTCATCGCGTTGTGCTACGTGCTGGTGTTCCTCGTCGCCGACGTGGTCCACGCGATCCTCGATCCGAGAGTGAGGCTCTGA